TGCAGCAAGCACCAGGAGCCAGAACAGCTGCACCGCCAGTCCGCGGAAGATCTCGCTCTCCGGCATGGACGGCTGCAGCATGCGCGCAGGAAGGTAGATAAAGGCCTGGAAAGGCAGCAGACTGGCTAGAAGGGCGTAGCGATCCGGCAGCAGGTCAATGGGGAAAAATGCCCCGCTCAGGAGCGCCACGACCAGGGCCTTGGCTTCGTTGATCCCCTGCTGCGCGCTAGTGTAGAAAGCCGAGAGGCTCATCAAGAACTCGAAAAAGTAGGCACAGGCAAAACCCACCACCAGGCTCAGGAAGAACCACCCCAACCGCCACTCGCCAGCGCTCCAGGCCCCGGAGACGAACGCTGCGGTGGCGTAGGCCGGCAGCGCCATGACCAACTGTCCGGCCTTCTGCCCTAACCACCGGGCTAGGAGGGCATACTCCAGTTCGACCGGCTGTACCAAGTCGTACACAACGGTTCCCACACGGACGCGCTGGGCAAAGAACCCCCAGGCAGGCCCGCCGGTGAATCGCGCTGCGAGTCGCGCGGTCAATAAGTACAAGTAGAAAGCAGCGAAGTCCCGATCCGCAAATGACCCTGCGGGTACGGAAAGGAAAACCGCGCGCCACAAAAAGTAAAATGCCACCAGGAGCGCCAGCTCTCCGACGACCCAGACCGCGGCCGCTCTACGGTATGCGAGGGCCAGCTGAAATCCGACACGGAGGTTGGCGGTATAAGGGATCATCTCTACCTTGCTCCCCGGTAGACCCGCCGGAGTACCTCCTCGATCGAGGGTTCGTGGGTGGTCATCTCCCTGACCGGGGTTTGTGGAAGAAGGCGCGCAAGCACAGCCGCAGGGGCTCCTCCCCCCTCATGGGCGACGCACACCCAGCCGTCGTGGGTGTAGACCTCCCGTACTCCGCCCAGCCCCTCAAGCCAAGCGCGCACCTGATCCGCCCCGGCTTCGAGCCTTAGCCGGAGCTCGGGGAGTACGCCGTGCTGGGCTCGGAGTTGTCGGAGGGTTCCGTCGTAGAGGACTCGGCCCTCGTCGAGCAGGACGATACGATCGCTCAAGGCTTCAACATCGTCCAAGTCGTGCGACGTCAGGATGACGGTCGTCTGTAGATCAGAGGCCACCTGACGGATAGCGGACCGCAGCAACGCCTTGCTGTCGAAGTCCAGGCCGATGGTAGGCTCATCGAGCAGGAGCACCCTGGGGTGGTGGAGGAAGGCGAGGGCCAAGTCGCACCGGACGCGCTGTCCAAGGCTCAGCTGGCGTACCGGCTGCGAGAGCAACCCCTCGATGCCGAATTGCCGGGCCATGGCACCGATGCGCTGATCCAATCCACTCTGGCTGAGGCGATACACCTTGGCGTGGTAGCGGAGCGACTCCAGCACCGGCAGGTCCCAGAAAAGCCGGGTGCGGTGGCCCATCACCACCCCGAGTTCCAGCTGGTGGGCGGTGCGCTGGCGGAACGGGTCTCGGCCCGCCACAACAACCCGACCCGCCGAGGGGCGGACGATCCCCGCGATGATCTTGATGGTTGTGGACTTGCCTGCCCCGTTGGGTCCGATGTAGCCGACCACCTGCCCCTGCGGGACGGTGAGGCTGATGTTGTCCAGGGCGGTAATTTCCCGGTAACGCGGCTTCACCAGGCTCCGCACGAAGCCCCCGAGGCCACGCCCGGGCTCGAGCACCCGGTAGCGTTTGGAAACCCCCTCCAGGACAATCATAAGCCGGCTGATCCTACAAAAGCGGAGGCCATAAGGCCTCCTCTGAACGGCACCAGCACTCCTTCAGGCTCGCTCCCGCGGCCGGATGCCGCCCGAATGGGCTTGGGGGAGGTTCGTGAAGGAGAGGATGTCGATTTCCCCAGGCTGCACGATCCTTACCGGTGTTTCGACCTCAATCTTGGGCAGATCGTCACCGAAGCCGTGCCTCGTGATGTGCTCGTAGTAGCGGTCCAAGGCCCCGGGCAGGTCGATCCGCGGGGTGTCCTGCTCAAGCCCGGTATCGTCGGACTCGTCCTCGTCTTCGTCAAAGATGCCGTCGGTTAACCCCCCGCGGTTATGCGACAGGATCATGTAGTTGCCGGAGATGTTCAGCCGCGCCATCTTGAAGATGGCGTCGCCCGGACGGACCTCGCCATCCCAGAAAAGGATCGCGCCCCGGTCCGCCAGGTACTTGGCCTTGCGGAATTGGCGCGAAAGCAGCAGATTCGTAGGGTTTTGCAGCGGGAGCGAAACCCCTTCTCCGAGGGTGATCTGCCAGCACAGCCAGGGCTCATCGGTCAGGTTGGTCTCCGCCTTGACCAGCGTGTATTCCCCGGGCTCCGGGATCGGCACCCGCATGACGATAGTGACCCGGTTGACATCAATCGCCCCTGAGACCATGATGGTGCGGCTCTCCATGTCGATGGTAGCCGCCATGTGCAAGTCCTTCGACCTCAGCATCTTTCCCTCCGTCGTGTCTGCAAGGAAACCTAGACCCTAACTCCTCTCAACCCGCACAGCGGCAGAGTTTTCCCAAGTCTGATCTCGCAAGCACTACCGCTGCCAGGAGTACCCAAGATCGATCTACGGCTCTCACCCCCTTTTCGTCTAAGCATAAGTAGTTGTAAATGAGGCGGGAAAGCTCTTGAACCAGGCGGCGGGGATCGCCGAGCCCATCCGTCACACGGCGCCTGCAGTAGCCCCATTCCTCACAGATTGCGGACTTCAAGAGCTGGATCAGGCTGTCGGCCTCGCGCTGCCCCTCTGCCTCCAGATCCTCCAACAGCTCAGCAGCCCGCTCGCTATGGCTTGCGCGTTCGATCCAGCACAGCTGTGCGGTCAGATCCTGGGCGACGTGGCAGAGCCCGAAGACCGCGTGGAGCTCGGACGTTCCGTAGCGCATGAGTACCATGGCGCGCTCCAACTCTTCCTCGGGGAGGTAGTAAGCGCCTGACCGGTGCTGGGTCATCGCACACCTGCCTTCAGCGGGAAACTGACGGCGAAATTCCCCCGAACCGTGAAGGAAGCTGGACGGCTGCCACTGAATTTTTCGATGAGTGCCGGGATGATCACTTGTGCGGCCAGCCTAGCCCCATCCACGTTCTTGGCGGCGGGACCAAGCGTCAAAGAGGCCAGTGGCCCGGCTGCGAAGAGGCCTGGGTGGCCGCTGACCTCAAGCGTGCCGTCCTCCAGGACCGGGTAACGATCGGCGAGGAGCTCGACCTCATCCGGCAGAAGCTGCGTGTCAGGGGATAGGCCGGTCGCCAAAATCACCAAGTCCACATGCTCATCGGCGCCCGATGACAGGTTGAGTTCGAGGCGGCCGCTGGCTGATGCTCGGACAGCCAACACCGTGGCATGACGGTGAACCCGTAAGACGCCCGCTTCTTCTAGGCTGCCCAGCCGCGGCAGGAACTCCAGCATGATGCTGCCACGGGATTCCTCCAGCAACGTACCGACCTTCCGGGCCAGGCTAGGCAGCCGCCGGAACCGCGCAATACCCTCCGTTCGGAAATAAGCCGTGTCGAAATCGGCACACCGGTAACGCTCCTCGCGGCGTAGGATCCACACGGGCCGTGCTCCGGCCTCGAGCGCCCGGAGGATGGTGTGGGCCGCGCTGAGCCCACTACCGACGACGGCGATCGTCTGGCCCGGGTTGAGCGCTGGCTTCGCGTATACCGAACACACCTGCGCGGGATAGCGGCGGGCAGCCTCCGAGAAAACCTGCGGCCACACAGCCTCGCGGTTGCCCGCTGCCAGGATGACTGTCTTGGCCCGGATGACCGGCCCCTCGGCGGTAGCGATCAGATATCCGTCCCGCCCCGGGTCAGGTCTAACCGAGATTACCCGCGCGCGGTAGGCGATCTTGCGGAGCTGATGTACCCCGATCATGTGGGTCGAGTGGCCGATGAACACGTCGAGCGGGACTACGGCGCGCTGGCCCGAGAGGCCCAGCCAGACCTGCTCGCGCTCGAGCGACGTCAACTGGTCGAGGTGAAGACGAGCGAAGTCTAGCATCTGCATGTCGCCGTCCGGGGCGATGTGGTGCTCGTAGGGGCTGCGCATGACCCTTTGCCCGGTGGCGTTCATGGCCTGGAAGAACTGCCCAGCGAGGAAGGAGTGTTTCTCCAGCAGGATCATCCGGCGCCGCAGGCTGGGTACGTGCCAGAGGTGGCAGGCTATGCCGCTGCCAATAATCCCGCCTCCAATAATCACGATATCTGCTGAAGTTGGGGGTAGGTCGGGGCGAACCGCCCGGAGTGAATGATTCACGCCCGGAAAAACACGACCGACTGGACTATCAAGAAGCTCAGGGTCATGCCTGAGCTCTTCGATGCTGTTGCATCGGCGGTTAACTTCCAGCATAGCCTCGAATTTAGATGACTCGGGACTCTTAACAATATAGGTAGAACTACAAACGCCCGGCCTCGGGTGAGCAGGAACCGAGCACGCTTCTCGCTGCAAGGCATGAGCGGCTTTTTTCTTTTGTCCAGCACGAAAACCATGTTTTCTCCTTCCCTTTCGGGACCCCTTACGGGGCTGGTGACGGATATGGGCGGACGCTCCCGTACCGCTCCCCTCGGCCATGTTGCGAACCGGTGCACGTCCCGATCCGTTTCGCGCACACCCCAAAGCTTGTCTGCAACCGGGACTGCCAGGGTCCGGGGCTGGGGAAGCACCCCGGAGTGGGTCTTGAACCTGTTCGCAACGTAGCGACATCAGCGCCTTGTCCATGGGCTCCATCGCTTGGCCTCGTCATAGACGGGCTCCAAGCCCCTGGCTTCAGCCATGGGGTCTACGACCTGCCTGTGCGCCGCGCAGTCAGGACTTACGGGTTGTTGCCTTTCGATCTGGGGCCGCTAGGCCCCCTGGTTCTTGCCTCCCCTTTTGCCCCTCCCATCCCACGACGGGGGCAAGAAGACCCCACCCACACGCATTTCTGCTACCATCGAAACATGAAGCCCCATATCCGCTATGGAGAGAACGGCTTCCGCCTCTACCCGCCCTGTACCCTGCGGGGAGAGGCTGCTACCGCCTTCCTCCGCTTCAGCGAGGACTACTTCCGGGCGCTGGCGAAGCGCTACGGTGAAGCCGCCCGCTTCCGCCGGGGGCGGGACTACCTCGAGGCCGATCTCTCCCAGGCCCCCCGCACCCTGCGGGCGGCGAGGAGGCTGGGGCTGGAGCGTTGACTTGTTCAAGATGGAACGCCATAATGTCCCATATGGGAACAGTGCTCCCCCTCCGCTTCGACGGCTCACCCACTGACGTGGCGAGCGTCCGGGAGGGGTTGCCGGTCGAACTCATCACCGAGGTGGCCCGGCACTACGGCCTCAGCCAGCACGACGTGCTGGAAGCCGCCGGCATCCCCCGCAGCAGCGTCCACCGCTACAAGGGCCTGGGACGCCTGAACCGGGAGCAGTCCAACCGCCTGTACCGGGTGATCTACCTGCTGCGCCGTGCCGAGGAGCTCTTCGGCTCGCCCCAGCTGGCGGCCTCCTGGATGAACAGCCCCAAGGTGTTCCTGCACGGCTCGAGCCCCCTCGCGTACCTGGACACTGAACCTGGCTTCCAGGCGGTGGAGCACCTCCTGGGCCGCCTGGAGGACGGCCTGGTGACGTGAGGGCCTGGCGCATCGCCTCGCGCAGCTACGCCCACACCGCCTTCACCGGGGAAGGGGCAGCCAAGAGCCCCGGACGCTGGAACCGCTTCGGGGTCCCCCTGGGTGTACGCTCGCAGAGCGTCCCGAAGGGGATCGTCCCGGTGGTGTACCTGGCCGAACACCTCTCCACCGGCATCCTGGAGGTGCTGGTTCACGTGGACGACCGGGCTCACCTGGCCGCGTTCGTGGCCATCGAGGTGGAGATCCCCGATCCCCACGTCGAGGCGCTGAGCGAACTGCCCCCCGACTGGCGGCAGTTGCCCGAGCCCTACCCCGAGTCCACCCAGAGGCTGGGCAGCGAGTGGGCCCTGAGCCTGCGCTCCCTGGCCCTGCGTGTCCCCTCGGCGGTGGTCCCCAGCGAGTTCAACCTGCTGCTCAACCCCCGCCACCCCGCGATGCCCGAGGTGAGGGTCGGCCAGCCCCAGCCGCTCTTCCTCGACCCACGCCTGCTGCGCTAGGCAAAAAAGAACCCCCTGAGGAAAAGGACGATCCCCAGAAGGCAAAGAAGGACGGAAGGGTCAGTTGAGGACGAACTCGGGCTGAACGCAGGCGATGAAGCCGCGTATCGAGGACTCGGTTTCAGCCGAGCGGTACTCGATGCTCAGGGCAGGCTTCGACCAGCCATTGTCGCTGTAAAGCGTGAACGGGACATAAGTCTCCAACAAGACATCCCCATCGTCAAAAAGCCTGTAGGAGTTTTTGACAAAGAACTCGTTGAAGAGCTTAACCGCGTTCTGCACAGCCACCTCGTCCTTGAAGAAAAGCACCTTTTTCATTTGTTACCTCCTGACATCAATATTGTATTGTCTAAATCTTGACCGCTTCAAGCCCCCTCGAGTACCATGTTTCGTGGAAGGGGACACCTTTTTCCCCTCCTGACCGCAAGTGGCCGGGCCTTCCCGGCCATTCTGCGTTAAAATGGAACTATGTCCAAAGCTATCGTTCGTCGCGAATCCCGCGTAGTCACCTACTTCGACCTGGCCCCGGAAGCCAGTCCCGATGACGTGCTGAGCTTCCTCCGCCTGGTCTTCACAAAAACCGGTGAGGAGCTTCGCTTCGAGGCTGGCTCTGACTATGTGAGCGTTGACTACTCCAGCGCCCCGGAAGCCTGGAGGCTGGTCGTTGAAGGGATGCTCGCGGTGCGGGAGGGGAAGCTCGTCCCCCAGGTGGAACAGGCCCCCGACGGCTTGATCAGGATGTCCCTGCGCGAGCGCGGCCCGATGAACTAGCCACCAGCCCAAAAAAGAACCTCCCGAAGACAAGGACTATCCTCGGAAGGCAAAAACTTGCCTGCTATGCGGCCATGCGGGCCTTGAGCGTCACCGCCAGGGCGTCCAGGGCAGCCTGGTCCACCTCCTCACCCGCCAGGAAGCGGTCGAGGGTGTCCAGGTCTTGACCCTTCAACCCCAGCCGGGCTTTCTCCAGGGCCTCCTCGAGCTCCTCGAGAGCATCCTCCTCGGATGCCACGGCCACCAGCTCCTCCAGCCGGCTTCCCGTTTCCGGGTGCGGGGCCGACAGCGAGAGGATCCGGTTCGCCTCCTCCAGGTAGAGCAGGCGCTCGAGGGTCTCCTCATCTACCCCGAGGGCCTGCGCCAGCTCGGGGTGGGTGGGGGCGCGTCCCTTTTCCCCTTCCAGTTCCAGCCGCACCGCCACCAGCTTCTTGAGAAGCCGGTTCTCGCGGTACGTGCCCACGCCGTCCTGGGTCAGCCGCTCCCGGACCTTGCGGTCGAGGGCCACGTTCACCCAGAAGGTGAGGTTCTTGGAGCCGGAGGGGAGGGGCTTCTTCAGCACCTCCACCACTTCACACAAAAGCTCCTGGGCCAGGTCACGGGCCTCGTCGCCAAGGCGGTGGAACAGCCGGAAGGCCTTCTCGAACGCCAGATAGCCGTAATGCGCTACCAGGGCCTCGAAAGCCTGGCCATCCCCGTGCTTGTAAGCGATGTAGTTCCGCATGACCATCTCCCGCGACAAAAGCCCGAGGCCGCCGACCATCAGCCGGATGCTGTCGTACATGGTTTTACCTCCTGGGAACAGATTACCATGTACGATCAATAAAGTGCAGTGCGTTGTATACTGAGCCTGCCTGCGAAGGCACCAGACAGCCTAGCTGTCGTGGTTTTACTTCCTACACCGAAGCCCCCCGCAAGGGGGGCTAGGTGTTATGTAGGGCCGCCCCGCTGGATTAAGGCCCGCATCCGGAAGGGCTCACTGCTGGGCGGTATGCACAGGTCCCAGGTCTATACTGGCAACATGCAGCCCATGTCTGACCCCGACCTGGAGGCGCTGCGGGGGAGCCTACTCGAGGCAGCCGAGGCGCTGAGCCGTCTGGCTCGGGAGCCTGGCCCAGGAGGCCTCGAGCTCGCGGCCGCAGTAACCCAGGCTGTCTCGGAGCTGAACGGACAAGTCAATGCCCTGCTGTTGGGTCTTGCCGCTCGACCAACGGGACTAATGGATGAGGCCTACCTGCGCTACCTGAAGGACCTGGTCCGACTGCGGGCGGGGGTGATGGGACTCGAGCAGCTCCTGCTCAACCGTGTGGCCTTCGAGCGGGCGCGGGAGGAGTGGCTGGGCCTGACGGTCTTGCTGGACCGAACTCTGGAGCCGTTGATCGACCTGATGACGTTCGCTGACCCCAGCCAGCCGGAGGCCGACCTGAGCCGGGGCTACTCCTTCGACAGCGAGACCCTGGGCTTCACCCGGGTGAGGTTCAAGCCGCGTTGACACTCCAACGGCGGGCGGGAGGAAAGGTGTCTGTCACCCGGGGTGGTCAGTGAGCCCCATCCAGGCTGGCTTCGGGGAACTGCTCGAGGGGCTTGCCTGGGTCCACCCCTCCTTCACCACCCGGCTGGCCGTGCCCGGGGCTCAGTTCGTCCACCCCAAGGTCTGGCTGGGCATCCCTGTCCCCGAGGAGGCCCGCGTCGTTCAGCGCCCGGCCTGCGAACGCACCCACCGCCACAGCCAGGCCAGCCCCAGCCCCGCCACGAGGCCCACCCCAAGGCCCGCCTTGAAGCCGAAGCCCACGCCGGACTGCCAGACCAATGCCACGTGCTCGAGAGTCATATTGGTGTGTGGCTATCGCCCGTCCCGAAGGAGATCGTCCTCGCCGCCCTACCGGGGGGTGGACCAGATCACCACCTGAGCCTCAGCGGTGGAGTCAACCTCACCCGCCGCCAGGTAGTAGCCGCGCGAAGGGTTCAGGGTATCCACGAAGGACGCCACGAAGATTCCCTCCACCTCGTAGGCAGCAACCAGGCGCAGAGGCGTGGCCGGAAGGCTAAGCGCCCACCCGCTCGCGAGTTGATTGACCAGGGTGTCGCCCTTTCTCCGGGAGAAGCTGTAGCAACCCACATCCTTTGGCCCCGCGCCCACAAGCTTGACGGCGCGATCCAGCAACCCCTTGCACGCGCCCTCTGCCAGGGGCTTGGCAAAGGGTAGGGGGATGCCCGGCGGGGCTACATGGAAAGCCCTATCGCTGCTCTGCGCCAGACCCAAACCCGTACCCATTGCCGCGATCACCAGTCCGATCAAAATAGGCTTTCTCATCAGTAACTCGCGGCGCGGATACCCCTGCCTTCCCGCCCCGCCACGGCGGGGCGGGGGAGGAGCGCCGCTCCTCCTTTCGCATGATGTGCTATAATGCCTTTATGCAGACCCTCACGCTCCGCTGCACCCTCAAGCCCACTCCTGAACAGGCGGCGGCTTTGGAAGAGACGGTGCGGCTGTTCGCCGAGGGCTGCAACCATGCTTTGCGGGTTGCCAGGGAGCACGGAGAGTTCCGTAGGTTCAAGCTGCATCACCTGGTCTATAACGACCTCCGTTCGATGGGGCTTTCGGCTAACCTGGCGGTCCAGGCGATAGCCCGCGTGGGGCGCAAGAAGGGCAGCCGGGCCAGGTTCTACCAGCCCACCTCCTGCGCCTTCGACCAGCGCACCCTCTCCCTGCGAAGGGAAGACGAGAGCGTCTCGCTGACCACCACGGCGGGGCGGCTCATCGTCCCGATGAAGCTCGGGAACTACCAGCGGGGGATGCTGAAGCGGGCCAGGAGCGTCCAGGGCGGGGTGCTCACCAGGGGGCCGAAGGGCAAGTGGTACATCAACCTGATACTCAGGTTGGAAGTCCCCACCCCGCCCACAGGCGGCGGTAAAGTGGTTGGTTTGGACATGGGGCAGCGCTACATGGCTACCCTGTCCAGCGGCATCCAGGTCTCGGGCGGGGGCGT
The window above is part of the Calidithermus timidus DSM 17022 genome. Proteins encoded here:
- a CDS encoding ABC transporter ATP-binding protein, producing the protein MIVLEGVSKRYRVLEPGRGLGGFVRSLVKPRYREITALDNISLTVPQGQVVGYIGPNGAGKSTTIKIIAGIVRPSAGRVVVAGRDPFRQRTAHQLELGVVMGHRTRLFWDLPVLESLRYHAKVYRLSQSGLDQRIGAMARQFGIEGLLSQPVRQLSLGQRVRCDLALAFLHHPRVLLLDEPTIGLDFDSKALLRSAIRQVASDLQTTVILTSHDLDDVEALSDRIVLLDEGRVLYDGTLRQLRAQHGVLPELRLRLEAGADQVRAWLEGLGGVREVYTHDGWVCVAHEGGGAPAAVLARLLPQTPVREMTTHEPSIEEVLRRVYRGAR
- a CDS encoding RRXRR domain-containing protein is translated as MVFVLDKRKKPLMPCSEKRARFLLTRGRAFVVLPILLRVPSHLNSRLCWKLTADATASKSSGMTLSFLIVQSVVFFRA
- a CDS encoding RES family NAD+ phosphorylase, producing the protein MRAWRIASRSYAHTAFTGEGAAKSPGRWNRFGVPLGVRSQSVPKGIVPVVYLAEHLSTGILEVLVHVDDRAHLAAFVAIEVEIPDPHVEALSELPPDWRQLPEPYPESTQRLGSEWALSLRSLALRVPSAVVPSEFNLLLNPRHPAMPEVRVGQPQPLFLDPRLLR
- a CDS encoding sigma-70 domain-containing protein, producing the protein MYDSIRLMVGGLGLLSREMVMRNYIAYKHGDGQAFEALVAHYGYLAFEKAFRLFHRLGDEARDLAQELLCEVVEVLKKPLPSGSKNLTFWVNVALDRKVRERLTQDGVGTYRENRLLKKLVAVRLELEGEKGRAPTHPELAQALGVDEETLERLLYLEEANRILSLSAPHPETGSRLEELVAVASEEDALEELEEALEKARLGLKGQDLDTLDRFLAGEEVDQAALDALAVTLKARMAA
- a CDS encoding RNA-guided endonuclease InsQ/TnpB family protein, which encodes MQTLTLRCTLKPTPEQAAALEETVRLFAEGCNHALRVAREHGEFRRFKLHHLVYNDLRSMGLSANLAVQAIARVGRKKGSRARFYQPTSCAFDQRTLSLRREDESVSLTTTAGRLIVPMKLGNYQRGMLKRARSVQGGVLTRGPKGKWYINLILRLEVPTPPTGGGKVVGLDMGQRYMATLSSGIQVSGGGVKSRRIHLRNKRAEVRSRLDTERTRGVVRLWERLTGREARFLSHTLHTLAKHIVDGLEPGDTLAIEDLTHLRSRTAKRGSVERHLHHLWPYARFRSLLEYKAALRGVRVVAVDPRHTSQECPRCGHTERGNRRSQALFRCTACGFQHNADWVAATNIARRAGSTGMGRCKPARILRVSSLHRLPSESPRL
- a CDS encoding ABC transporter permease — protein: MIPYTANLRVGFQLALAYRRAAAVWVVGELALLVAFYFLWRAVFLSVPAGSFADRDFAAFYLYLLTARLAARFTGGPAWGFFAQRVRVGTVVYDLVQPVELEYALLARWLGQKAGQLVMALPAYATAAFVSGAWSAGEWRLGWFFLSLVVGFACAYFFEFLMSLSAFYTSAQQGINEAKALVVALLSGAFFPIDLLPDRYALLASLLPFQAFIYLPARMLQPSMPESEIFRGLAVQLFWLLVLAASSRFLLGRVRQRFNVQGG
- a CDS encoding DUF6423 family protein, producing the protein MAATIDMESRTIMVSGAIDVNRVTIVMRVPIPEPGEYTLVKAETNLTDEPWLCWQITLGEGVSLPLQNPTNLLLSRQFRKAKYLADRGAILFWDGEVRPGDAIFKMARLNISGNYMILSHNRGGLTDGIFDEDEDESDDTGLEQDTPRIDLPGALDRYYEHITRHGFGDDLPKIEVETPVRIVQPGEIDILSFTNLPQAHSGGIRPRERA
- the parS gene encoding type II toxin-antitoxin system Xre/ParS family antitoxin — its product is MSHMGTVLPLRFDGSPTDVASVREGLPVELITEVARHYGLSQHDVLEAAGIPRSSVHRYKGLGRLNREQSNRLYRVIYLLRRAEELFGSPQLAASWMNSPKVFLHGSSPLAYLDTEPGFQAVEHLLGRLEDGLVT
- a CDS encoding FAD-dependent oxidoreductase; its protein translation is MLEVNRRCNSIEELRHDPELLDSPVGRVFPGVNHSLRAVRPDLPPTSADIVIIGGGIIGSGIACHLWHVPSLRRRMILLEKHSFLAGQFFQAMNATGQRVMRSPYEHHIAPDGDMQMLDFARLHLDQLTSLEREQVWLGLSGQRAVVPLDVFIGHSTHMIGVHQLRKIAYRARVISVRPDPGRDGYLIATAEGPVIRAKTVILAAGNREAVWPQVFSEAARRYPAQVCSVYAKPALNPGQTIAVVGSGLSAAHTILRALEAGARPVWILRREERYRCADFDTAYFRTEGIARFRRLPSLARKVGTLLEESRGSIMLEFLPRLGSLEEAGVLRVHRHATVLAVRASASGRLELNLSSGADEHVDLVILATGLSPDTQLLPDEVELLADRYPVLEDGTLEVSGHPGLFAAGPLASLTLGPAAKNVDGARLAAQVIIPALIEKFSGSRPASFTVRGNFAVSFPLKAGVR